From one Rhodovulum sp. ES.010 genomic stretch:
- a CDS encoding YbaN family protein, translating to MIFVRAAWLITGAVALGLGVLGIFLPLLPTTGFLLLAAFCFARSSPVLYHWLLRHPHLGTPILHWREHRAISTRAKRLALLSMAATILISLALGVGVPILALQVVILSAVAVFIWTRPVPPSGSSAPPQAANASDKASSMSRSTTNSR from the coding sequence ATGATCTTCGTTCGCGCCGCATGGTTGATCACGGGGGCCGTCGCGCTCGGGCTCGGCGTTCTGGGCATCTTCCTGCCGCTGCTGCCCACGACGGGGTTCCTGCTGCTGGCCGCCTTCTGCTTCGCGCGGTCGTCGCCGGTTCTCTACCACTGGCTGCTCCGGCACCCCCATCTCGGGACCCCGATCCTGCATTGGCGCGAGCATCGCGCGATCTCTACCCGGGCCAAGCGGCTGGCCCTTCTGTCGATGGCGGCGACGATTCTCATCAGCCTCGCGCTCGGTGTCGGGGTGCCGATCCTTGCGCTTCAGGTCGTGATCCTGTCGGCCGTCGCCGTGTTCATCTGGACCCGCCCGGTGCCGCCCTCCGGATCGTCGGCCCCGCCTCAGGCGGCAAACGCGTCCGACAAGGCATCGAGCATGTCGCGGTCGACCACGAACAGCAGGTAA
- a CDS encoding FadR/GntR family transcriptional regulator gives MRVAEAIKDWVVAQKLRPGDRLPGEADLMDRFGMSKGTIREAMRILEAQGLIRTRTGPGGGSFVHEVSRQRAKALLGNYFYFKNLTLGDIYQLRLALEPQLAAALAGTLSEEVLTRLEANIAAYDAPSASLDEEREQHVNSLKFHAILAEQAENQLLGFIIDFMVSLLSDLTVYRRLYMPRNTELWAKGRDYQVRLVMALRAGDAGAARAIMEAHMRTAWALMRSQEAEIERRFISGD, from the coding sequence ATCCGCGTGGCCGAAGCGATCAAGGATTGGGTCGTCGCGCAGAAGCTGCGCCCGGGCGACCGATTGCCGGGCGAGGCCGACCTCATGGACCGCTTCGGTATGTCCAAGGGCACGATCCGCGAAGCGATGCGGATACTGGAAGCGCAGGGGCTGATCCGGACGCGCACCGGGCCGGGCGGCGGCAGTTTCGTTCACGAGGTCAGCCGCCAGCGCGCCAAGGCGCTCTTGGGCAACTACTTCTACTTCAAGAACCTGACCCTCGGCGACATCTACCAGCTGCGCCTTGCGCTGGAACCCCAGCTCGCCGCCGCACTGGCGGGTACGCTGTCCGAAGAGGTTCTCACGCGGCTCGAGGCCAATATCGCCGCCTATGACGCGCCCTCCGCCTCGCTCGACGAAGAGCGCGAGCAGCACGTCAATTCCCTGAAGTTCCACGCGATACTGGCCGAGCAAGCGGAGAACCAGCTTCTGGGCTTCATCATCGATTTCATGGTGAGCCTGCTGTCCGACCTGACCGTCTACCGCCGGCTCTACATGCCCCGCAATACCGAACTCTGGGCCAAGGGGCGCGACTACCAGGTGCGTCTGGTGATGGCGCTTCGCGCGGGCGATGCCGGGGCCGCCCGCGCGATAATGGAGGCGCATATGCGCACCGCCTGGGCGCTCATGCGGAGCCAGGAGGCAGAGATCGAGAGACGCTTCATCTCGGGTGACTGA
- a CDS encoding TrkH family potassium uptake protein translates to MREGADTLRARARGGVVLLTLAKHAPAFAMLYLPPAIWAAADGTWALAVHLLWPSAVAIAVFAAVWRMPLPDDLGALEAMVAVALVFLIGAVGAVPAFHALGMPLPDALFEAMSGLTTTGLSVASAPDAWPFAAHALRAWLQWVGGLVIATAVLALILPAGVPTRRLGEAGMDEADRIASTRRKARQLLSVYLGLTVLMGAATLAAIPDGREAVVLTLAAISTGGFAPRADSLASYSGLAQGVVMLTCLLGSVSLLTYALALKGRFGDAWHLGSLRRVLSALAILCAIYAVALAASGDVTAAEGYRRLLDLVSALTTAGYSTGGMPLPGFAMTLFFVAMILGADTGSTGGGLKLSRAVLMLQAFRYALRAPSMPERSVTPLRQDGEKVADRTIIGVLALAFIYAGAALLVCGHFTWRGYPLAPALFETLSALSTVGLSAGLVGPDLPWDLKLSLIFAMWLGRLEFIAVLVLFLPRTWQKGR, encoded by the coding sequence ATGCGAGAGGGAGCCGATACATTGCGTGCCCGCGCGCGGGGCGGCGTTGTCCTACTGACACTCGCCAAGCATGCACCGGCCTTCGCGATGCTCTACCTTCCCCCGGCGATCTGGGCAGCCGCCGATGGCACCTGGGCGCTAGCGGTGCATCTGCTCTGGCCATCCGCGGTTGCGATCGCGGTCTTCGCCGCGGTCTGGCGCATGCCCCTGCCCGACGATCTGGGCGCGCTGGAGGCGATGGTTGCCGTCGCGCTCGTGTTCCTGATCGGCGCGGTCGGGGCCGTGCCCGCGTTCCATGCCCTCGGCATGCCGCTGCCCGACGCGCTGTTCGAGGCGATGAGCGGGCTGACGACGACCGGCCTCTCGGTCGCCAGCGCCCCCGATGCCTGGCCCTTCGCCGCCCATGCCCTGCGCGCCTGGCTGCAATGGGTGGGCGGTCTCGTGATCGCGACGGCTGTGCTGGCGCTGATCCTGCCGGCCGGGGTTCCGACGCGCCGCCTGGGCGAGGCCGGCATGGACGAGGCCGACCGCATCGCCTCTACAAGGCGCAAGGCGCGGCAGCTTCTCTCGGTCTATCTGGGGCTGACGGTGCTGATGGGCGCGGCCACGCTTGCCGCCATCCCGGACGGGCGGGAGGCGGTGGTTCTGACGCTCGCGGCGATCTCGACCGGGGGGTTCGCCCCGCGCGCCGACAGCCTGGCCTCGTATTCGGGGCTTGCGCAGGGCGTCGTGATGCTGACCTGCCTGCTCGGCTCGGTTTCGCTCCTGACCTATGCGCTGGCGCTGAAGGGCCGGTTCGGCGACGCCTGGCACCTGGGGTCTCTGCGACGGGTTCTGTCGGCGCTTGCGATCCTGTGCGCGATCTATGCGGTAGCGCTTGCCGCCTCGGGCGACGTGACCGCGGCAGAGGGCTATCGCCGCCTGCTCGACCTTGTCTCGGCGCTGACGACAGCGGGGTATTCGACAGGCGGCATGCCGTTGCCCGGCTTCGCGATGACGCTGTTCTTCGTTGCCATGATCCTGGGCGCCGATACCGGGTCCACCGGCGGGGGGCTGAAGCTGTCGCGCGCGGTTCTGATGCTGCAGGCGTTCCGCTACGCGCTGCGCGCGCCCTCGATGCCCGAACGCTCGGTCACGCCGCTGCGCCAGGACGGCGAGAAGGTGGCGGATCGCACCATCATCGGTGTGCTGGCCCTCGCCTTCATCTATGCCGGGGCGGCCCTGCTGGTCTGCGGGCATTTCACCTGGCGCGGCTATCCGCTGGCCCCCGCCCTGTTCGAGACGCTCTCGGCGCTCTCGACGGTGGGGCTATCCGCCGGACTCGTGGGCCCAGACCTGCCGTGGGACCTGAAACTGTCGTTGATCTTCGCGATGTGGCTGGGGCGCCTGGAGTTCATCGCGGTGCTCGTGCTGTTCCTGCCCCGCACCTGGCAGAAAGGACGCTGA
- a CDS encoding ABC transporter permease, whose protein sequence is MGVYILQRLVSAIPVLLGITIIVFLIMAMIPGDPATAILGSYATPENVEKLNRDLGLDKPLVQRYFIWLGNMLQGDFGRSFSLNRPVLDEVLERFNATLILAGTSFVICSVLGILAGVVSAARQYGIADKAITFTVLIGISIPSFFLGMMMILLFAVNLQWLPVSGMYAIYGGGDLPDLLKHLVMPATALAVVATGVIARLSRSAMLEVLRQDYIRTARAKGVPERRVIMGHALRAAMVSIIPVLGIQAGFVLSGAVYIEMVFQWPGVGRMLVDAILKRDILLVQGGVVFVAACYVLFNIAVDVAQSLLDPRIKT, encoded by the coding sequence ATGGGCGTCTATATCCTGCAACGACTGGTCTCGGCGATCCCGGTGCTCCTGGGGATCACGATCATCGTCTTCCTGATCATGGCGATGATCCCGGGCGATCCGGCGACCGCGATCCTCGGGAGCTATGCCACGCCCGAGAACGTGGAAAAGCTGAACCGCGACCTCGGCTTGGACAAGCCCCTGGTGCAGCGGTACTTCATCTGGCTCGGCAACATGCTGCAGGGCGATTTCGGGCGCAGCTTCAGCCTGAACCGCCCGGTGCTCGACGAGGTGCTGGAACGGTTCAACGCCACGCTGATCCTGGCCGGCACGAGCTTCGTGATCTGCTCGGTTCTGGGCATTCTGGCCGGCGTGGTCTCGGCCGCACGGCAATACGGGATCGCGGACAAGGCGATCACCTTCACCGTGCTGATCGGCATCTCGATCCCGTCCTTCTTCCTCGGCATGATGATGATCCTCCTCTTCGCGGTGAACCTGCAATGGCTGCCGGTCTCGGGGATGTACGCGATCTATGGCGGCGGCGATCTGCCCGACCTGCTGAAACACCTGGTCATGCCGGCCACCGCGCTGGCGGTCGTGGCGACCGGTGTGATCGCGCGGCTGTCGCGCTCGGCCATGCTGGAGGTGCTGCGGCAGGACTATATCCGCACCGCGCGCGCCAAGGGGGTGCCGGAACGGCGCGTGATCATGGGCCATGCGCTGCGGGCCGCGATGGTGTCGATCATCCCGGTGCTCGGCATCCAGGCAGGCTTCGTGCTGTCGGGCGCGGTCTATATCGAGATGGTGTTCCAGTGGCCCGGGGTGGGCCGGATGCTGGTCGACGCGATCCTGAAGCGCGACATCCTGCTGGTGCAGGGCGGCGTGGTCTTCGTCGCCGCCTGCTATGTGCTGTTCAACATCGCCGTCGACGTGGCGCAAAGCCTGCTCGACCCGCGGATCAAGACCTGA
- a CDS encoding ABC transporter ATP-binding protein has protein sequence MMPALKVTELSKTFDLGKPLFGKARPGVRAVRPMSFSVETGETLGVVGESGCGKSTLARMLVGLLEPTTGHIEIAGKALDNADPAAFGRLIQYVFQDPISSLNPRKTVRQIMETPLKRLYGMNRADRDTRIADIFDSVNLREEFLSRYPHEFSGGQAQRIGIARALAAAPEIIVLDEPVSALDVSVQAQVLNLLADLRREFALTYLFISHDLAVVEAVSDRVVVLYFGAVVEIGRAERIFNAPKHPYTRLLAESAPVVGRPLTAPEQKDSELPDPLNPPTGCAFAGRCPRATEICRKEDPPLTEKGTDQLAACHHPINF, from the coding sequence CTGATGCCCGCGCTCAAGGTCACCGAGCTGTCCAAGACCTTCGACCTCGGCAAGCCGCTCTTCGGCAAGGCGCGGCCCGGCGTGCGCGCGGTGCGGCCGATGTCGTTCTCGGTCGAGACGGGCGAGACGCTGGGGGTCGTCGGCGAATCCGGCTGCGGCAAGTCCACGCTCGCGCGGATGCTGGTGGGCCTGCTGGAGCCCACCACCGGCCATATCGAGATCGCCGGCAAGGCGCTCGACAATGCCGATCCGGCGGCCTTCGGGCGGCTGATCCAATATGTCTTCCAGGACCCGATCTCGTCGCTCAACCCGCGCAAGACCGTCCGGCAGATCATGGAAACGCCGCTGAAGCGGCTTTACGGGATGAACCGCGCGGACCGGGATACTCGCATCGCCGACATTTTCGACAGCGTCAACCTGCGCGAGGAGTTCCTGAGCCGATACCCGCACGAGTTCTCGGGCGGGCAGGCGCAGCGCATCGGCATCGCGCGCGCTCTGGCCGCCGCGCCAGAGATCATCGTCCTCGACGAACCGGTCTCGGCGCTGGACGTGTCGGTTCAGGCGCAGGTGCTGAATCTGCTGGCCGATCTGCGGCGCGAGTTCGCGCTGACCTATCTCTTCATCAGTCACGATCTGGCGGTGGTTGAGGCGGTCAGCGACCGGGTCGTGGTGCTCTACTTCGGCGCGGTGGTCGAGATCGGCCGGGCCGAGCGCATCTTCAACGCGCCGAAACATCCCTATACAAGGCTTCTTGCGGAAAGCGCGCCCGTCGTCGGCCGACCGCTGACCGCACCGGAACAGAAGGACAGCGAACTCCCGGACCCGCTGAACCCGCCCACCGGCTGCGCGTTTGCCGGGCGCTGTCCGCGGGCCACGGAGATCTGCCGCAAAGAGGACCCGCCGCTGACCGAAAAGGGGACCGACCAGCTTGCCGCCTGCCACCACCCGATCAACTTCTGA
- a CDS encoding ABC transporter substrate-binding protein, with protein MTTLDLTRRALILAAMTTLSLGAFDGPASAQTPPGVLIVGQIAEPKSLDPAAVTAVNDFRILVNLYEGLVRYEPGTLEVAPALATDWEISEDGTEYTFTLREGVSFHDGTPFNAEAVKFNFDRMLNEDHPYHDTGPFPLAFFFSSIEETEAVDDLTVNFTLSEPYAPFLSNLAYPTGLMVSPAAVEKDGADFGRNPVGTGPFTFAEWRSNEAVVIERNPDYWGDPAGTDAVVFRPITDANTRVAEMLAGGIDMMVEVPPTSLSQFQGQDFNVVEQAGPHLWFLILNAKEGPFADKRVRQAANYAINKQAIVNDVLEGTAEVAAGPTPPAFAWAHNEALEPYPYDPEKARALLEEAGIAEGAELTFYVTEGGSGMLDPIPMGTAIQADLNAVGFDVRIETYEWNTFLGEVNPGLEGKADMAEMAWMTNDPDTLPYLALRTEAWPSEGGFNSGYYSNEEVDRLLEEARVATDQQERARLYKEMQEIVHEDAPWVFVANWKQNAVTSDRVDNFSLEPSFLLQLENVVKN; from the coding sequence ATGACGACCCTCGACCTGACGCGCCGGGCGCTGATTCTTGCCGCGATGACAACGCTTTCGCTGGGCGCCTTCGACGGGCCCGCATCCGCGCAGACACCGCCGGGCGTGCTGATCGTCGGCCAGATCGCCGAGCCGAAATCGCTCGACCCCGCGGCGGTGACGGCGGTCAACGATTTCCGGATCCTGGTGAATCTCTACGAGGGGTTGGTGCGCTACGAGCCCGGCACCCTGGAGGTGGCGCCCGCGCTGGCCACGGACTGGGAAATCTCCGAGGACGGCACCGAATACACCTTTACCCTGCGCGAGGGCGTGAGTTTCCACGACGGCACGCCGTTCAACGCGGAGGCGGTGAAGTTCAACTTCGACCGGATGCTGAACGAAGATCACCCCTATCACGATACCGGCCCGTTTCCGCTGGCCTTCTTCTTCTCGTCCATCGAAGAAACCGAGGCGGTGGACGACCTCACCGTGAATTTCACCCTCAGCGAGCCCTATGCGCCCTTCCTGTCGAACCTCGCCTACCCGACCGGGCTGATGGTCTCGCCCGCTGCGGTGGAAAAGGACGGCGCGGATTTCGGGCGCAATCCGGTGGGCACCGGGCCCTTCACCTTCGCCGAATGGCGCTCGAACGAGGCGGTGGTGATCGAGCGCAACCCGGACTACTGGGGCGACCCGGCGGGGACCGATGCGGTCGTGTTCCGGCCGATCACCGACGCCAACACGCGCGTGGCCGAGATGCTGGCGGGCGGGATCGACATGATGGTCGAGGTGCCGCCGACCTCGCTGAGCCAGTTCCAGGGCCAGGACTTCAACGTGGTCGAGCAGGCCGGTCCCCATCTGTGGTTCCTGATCCTCAATGCGAAGGAAGGGCCCTTTGCCGACAAGCGGGTGCGCCAGGCGGCGAATTATGCGATCAACAAGCAGGCGATCGTGAACGACGTGCTGGAAGGCACGGCCGAGGTCGCCGCCGGGCCGACGCCGCCCGCCTTCGCGTGGGCACATAACGAGGCGCTGGAACCCTATCCCTACGATCCCGAAAAGGCCCGCGCGCTGCTGGAAGAGGCCGGCATCGCGGAAGGGGCCGAGCTGACCTTCTACGTTACCGAGGGCGGCTCGGGCATGCTGGACCCGATCCCGATGGGTACCGCCATCCAGGCCGACCTGAACGCCGTGGGCTTCGACGTCAGGATCGAGACCTATGAATGGAACACCTTCCTCGGCGAGGTGAATCCCGGGCTCGAAGGCAAGGCGGACATGGCCGAGATGGCCTGGATGACCAACGATCCCGACACGCTGCCCTATCTGGCGCTCCGGACCGAGGCCTGGCCGAGCGAAGGCGGGTTCAACTCGGGCTACTACTCGAACGAGGAGGTCGACCGCCTTCTGGAAGAGGCGCGCGTGGCGACCGATCAGCAAGAGCGCGCGCGGCTTTACAAGGAGATGCAGGAGATCGTCCACGAGGATGCGCCCTGGGTCTTCGTCGCGAACTGGAAGCAGAACGCGGTGACCTCGGACCGGGTCGACAACTTCTCGCTCGAACCCTCCTTCCTGCTGCAGCTTGAGAACGTCGTGAAGAACTGA
- a CDS encoding dipeptide/oligopeptide/nickel ABC transporter permease/ATP-binding protein gives MAQFLKLLFRNRLAALGAVVLGAILILVLVTPLLPLPDPNATATADRFARPFTEGHVLGTDHLGRDLLSRLLHGTRLSLAVGIAAALIAATIGSTIGIVAGYFGGRIDNVIMRGIDMLMAFPYILLALAIVAALGPGLMNALIAVAAVNIPFFARNIRGITVGLAGREFIDAAKLSGLGHTRILVGELLPNVLSTIVIAMSTTVGWMILETAGLSFLGLGSQPPVADLGSMLGEARAALITAPHTSIVPGVMIFLIVMSINLLGDGVRDALDPRLKSGALSRPRAVTLVDRKGPVPAAEQRGLLDLDALETQFHVGTRVYRAVGGVSLHVKPGECVGVIGESGSGKSVTALSVMGLVPSPPGVITGGAVRYAGEDLLGARYERLRRRRGENVAYIFQDPLATLHPLYKVGDQLVEAIRVHHDTSDRAARAKALDLLTAVRIPNAESRLGNYPHEMSGGMRQRVGIAMAMANDPDVIIADEPTTALDVTVQAQILALLDDLRRERGLAIIFITHDFGVVAQLCDRVAVMYAGRIVEEGPTRQVLDAPAHPYTKRLIACVPELGTGKRKLASIPGLPPVVDNLPEGCAFAPRCDKAQEDCRQGAIPLEGTAPRAVRCLHPEEAV, from the coding sequence ATGGCGCAGTTCCTGAAACTCCTGTTCCGCAACCGCCTGGCCGCGCTGGGCGCGGTGGTGCTGGGTGCGATCCTGATCCTCGTGTTGGTGACACCGCTTCTGCCGCTGCCCGACCCGAACGCGACCGCGACCGCAGACCGCTTCGCGCGGCCGTTCACCGAGGGGCATGTCCTCGGCACCGATCACCTGGGCCGCGACTTGCTTTCGCGGCTTCTACATGGGACGCGGCTGTCGCTGGCCGTGGGCATCGCCGCGGCGCTGATCGCGGCGACGATCGGGTCGACCATCGGCATTGTCGCGGGCTATTTCGGCGGGCGGATCGACAACGTCATCATGCGCGGCATCGACATGCTGATGGCGTTTCCCTACATCTTGCTGGCGCTGGCCATCGTCGCGGCCCTCGGCCCTGGGCTGATGAACGCGCTGATCGCGGTGGCGGCGGTCAACATCCCCTTCTTCGCCCGGAACATCCGCGGAATCACCGTGGGGCTGGCGGGGCGCGAGTTCATCGACGCGGCGAAGCTCTCGGGCCTCGGCCATACCCGCATCCTGGTCGGCGAGCTTTTGCCGAACGTGCTTTCGACCATCGTCATCGCGATGTCGACCACGGTGGGCTGGATGATCCTGGAAACCGCGGGGCTTTCCTTCCTCGGGCTCGGCTCGCAGCCGCCGGTGGCCGATCTGGGTTCGATGCTGGGCGAGGCGCGGGCGGCGCTGATCACGGCGCCCCATACCTCGATCGTGCCGGGCGTGATGATCTTCCTGATCGTGATGAGCATCAACCTGCTGGGCGACGGGGTGCGGGACGCGCTGGACCCGCGGCTGAAATCGGGCGCGCTGTCGCGGCCGCGGGCGGTGACGCTGGTCGACCGCAAGGGGCCGGTGCCGGCGGCCGAGCAGCGCGGCCTTCTGGACCTCGACGCGCTGGAAACCCAGTTCCATGTCGGCACGCGGGTCTATCGCGCGGTGGGCGGGGTGTCGCTGCACGTAAAGCCCGGCGAATGCGTCGGCGTGATCGGCGAATCCGGGTCGGGCAAGTCGGTCACCGCGCTGTCGGTCATGGGGCTCGTGCCCTCGCCGCCGGGGGTGATCACCGGCGGCGCGGTGCGCTACGCGGGCGAGGACCTGCTGGGCGCGCGCTACGAACGGCTGCGCCGCCGCCGGGGCGAGAACGTGGCCTATATCTTCCAGGACCCGCTGGCGACGCTGCACCCGCTCTACAAGGTGGGCGACCAGTTGGTCGAGGCGATCCGCGTGCATCACGACACGTCCGACCGGGCGGCCCGCGCCAAGGCGCTGGACCTGTTGACGGCGGTGCGCATCCCCAATGCGGAAAGCCGGCTCGGCAATTACCCGCACGAGATGTCGGGCGGAATGCGCCAGCGGGTGGGCATCGCGATGGCGATGGCCAACGACCCCGACGTGATCATCGCCGACGAGCCGACCACGGCGCTCGACGTCACGGTGCAGGCGCAAATCCTCGCGCTGCTCGATGACCTGCGGCGCGAGCGGGGGCTGGCGATCATCTTCATCACCCACGATTTCGGCGTGGTGGCACAGCTTTGCGACCGGGTGGCGGTGATGTATGCCGGCCGCATCGTCGAGGAGGGTCCGACGAGGCAGGTGCTCGACGCCCCCGCGCATCCCTACACCAAGCGCCTGATCGCCTGCGTGCCGGAACTCGGCACCGGCAAGCGCAAGCTCGCCTCGATCCCGGGCCTGCCGCCGGTGGTCGACAATCTGCCCGAGGGCTGCGCCTTCGCACCCCGCTGCGACAAGGCGCAGGAGGATTGCCGCCAGGGCGCCATCCCGCTGGAGGGCACCGCGCCGCGCGCCGTGCGCTGCCTGCACCCCGAGGAGGCCGTCTGA
- a CDS encoding CBS domain-containing protein, translating to MSSPAVVANPSMPIREAALLMRAHGVGALAVLAGDDLVGVVTDRDIVTRAMPDGAVDRPVGEVMSPDPVTCRADQPVVVASEVMGEMQIRRLPVVNGDRRIVGMISLGDIAENVSEELAGQALGEITEMR from the coding sequence ATGTCTTCACCGGCGGTCGTGGCAAACCCGTCGATGCCGATTCGCGAGGCGGCCTTGCTGATGCGCGCGCATGGGGTGGGGGCGCTTGCGGTGCTGGCCGGAGACGATCTTGTCGGTGTGGTCACCGACCGCGATATCGTGACACGTGCGATGCCGGACGGCGCTGTCGACAGGCCGGTGGGCGAGGTCATGTCACCCGATCCGGTGACCTGTCGGGCCGACCAGCCAGTGGTCGTGGCGTCGGAAGTGATGGGAGAAATGCAGATCCGTCGCCTGCCGGTGGTCAATGGCGATCGGCGGATCGTGGGCATGATCTCGCTCGGCGATATTGCCGAGAACGTGTCCGAGGAACTCGCCGGCCAGGCGCTGGGCGAGATCACCGAGATGCGTTAG
- a CDS encoding DUF1028 domain-containing protein: protein MTFSILARDPESGAIGGAAATGSYCVGGWVLRGALDAGMSASQGAAPSTFWGEDVLSAMRDGMGAADAVGAVTGTDAGRDWRQLSAMNLAGEGAVFTGVANTGETAERVFENGVAAGNLLASAGVVEAMVEEVLSAKGAFDHRLLSALRAAEAAGSDSRGLFSAALLVLHPERPPLSLRVDYDADDPVGALAVLREKTSTGGYADWLREVPTWTDRGRTGAR, encoded by the coding sequence ATGACCTTTTCGATTCTTGCGCGCGACCCCGAGAGCGGGGCGATCGGCGGCGCCGCCGCCACGGGCAGCTACTGCGTGGGCGGCTGGGTGTTGCGCGGCGCGCTGGATGCCGGGATGTCGGCCAGCCAGGGCGCGGCCCCGTCGACCTTCTGGGGCGAGGATGTTCTGAGCGCCATGCGCGACGGCATGGGGGCCGCCGACGCGGTCGGCGCGGTCACCGGCACGGATGCGGGGCGGGACTGGCGGCAACTGTCGGCCATGAACCTTGCGGGGGAGGGCGCCGTCTTCACCGGCGTGGCCAACACGGGCGAAACTGCGGAGCGCGTCTTCGAGAACGGGGTGGCCGCGGGCAACCTGCTGGCCTCGGCGGGGGTGGTCGAGGCGATGGTCGAGGAGGTCTTGTCCGCCAAGGGCGCCTTCGACCACCGCCTGCTTTCCGCGCTCCGCGCGGCCGAGGCGGCGGGCAGCGACAGCCGCGGGCTGTTTTCCGCGGCATTGCTGGTACTGCATCCCGAGCGGCCGCCGCTCAGCCTGCGGGTGGATTATGATGCCGACGACCCGGTCGGTGCGCTGGCGGTGCTGCGGGAAAAAACCTCGACGGGCGGCTATGCCGACTGGCTGCGCGAGGTGCCGACCTGGACCGACCGGGGGCGGACCGGTGCGCGGTAA
- a CDS encoding Crp/Fnr family transcriptional regulator, translating into MDNHENSRGWGCISRLVADWAPWPRDSLGSPSQREDMVLAPEHSKDETLARDILPPTWQRLEAASSAALSDTLGRHIRERPAAETLKLEGDGVRSVFFLLSGWFAVSKSMEDGHRQILDLMLAGDVLNPGSADASASAVHIEVLADVAFSAVPLDVWERLLDEQPQIRRLHDTNMKASMARMAERMLRLGKGSAASRIAYALIELCMRLDAIGAAEEDGFHVPLTQQQLGDFTGLSAVHICRTLRRMSRKEIISVEEHMHILIRDMDALAEIAEVDPDSLRSQIIPAA; encoded by the coding sequence ATGGACAACCATGAGAACAGCAGGGGGTGGGGTTGTATTTCAAGGCTCGTGGCCGATTGGGCGCCTTGGCCACGCGATTCTCTGGGTTCACCGTCACAGCGGGAAGATATGGTACTGGCACCGGAACATTCGAAAGACGAAACCTTGGCGCGGGATATCTTGCCGCCGACGTGGCAGCGCCTTGAAGCCGCGTCCTCTGCGGCGCTGTCGGACACGCTCGGCCGCCACATTCGGGAGCGGCCTGCCGCCGAGACGCTGAAACTGGAAGGCGACGGGGTTCGCTCGGTCTTCTTCCTCCTCTCGGGGTGGTTCGCCGTGTCCAAATCGATGGAGGACGGGCATCGGCAGATTCTCGACCTGATGCTGGCCGGCGACGTTCTCAACCCGGGGTCGGCGGACGCAAGCGCCAGCGCCGTGCATATAGAGGTGCTGGCCGACGTGGCCTTCTCGGCCGTGCCGCTCGACGTCTGGGAACGGTTGCTCGACGAGCAGCCGCAGATACGCAGGCTTCACGATACCAACATGAAGGCGTCCATGGCGCGCATGGCCGAACGCATGCTCCGTTTGGGCAAGGGCAGCGCGGCAAGCCGGATCGCCTACGCGCTCATCGAGCTTTGCATGCGGCTCGACGCGATCGGCGCGGCCGAAGAAGACGGGTTCCACGTGCCGCTCACGCAGCAGCAACTGGGCGATTTCACCGGTCTGTCGGCGGTCCATATCTGCCGCACCCTGCGGCGCATGTCGCGTAAGGAGATCATCTCGGTCGAAGAACACATGCACATCCTGATTCGCGACATGGACGCGCTCGCGGAGATCGCCGAAGTCGATCCCGACAGTTTGCGGAGCCAGATCATCCCGGCGGCCTGA
- a CDS encoding TrkA family potassium uptake protein: protein MRVVILGASRFGETIAEYLIGADHEVVLIDKDRTRLEKLAERLDCGMIEGDGTMPTVLREAFRDENDVFIAVTNASDDNILASVVARSVGFGRVIPQITASELIDVCHELDLNDLINPHATVAENICAGLVDQTAIDEETALRNQLALKRVYVPERMAGARFGDIETPEEARVVALIRDEDEMFATEESELREGDYLLFVVDRDMLDALSDAFAA from the coding sequence ATGCGCGTTGTAATCCTGGGCGCCTCGCGTTTCGGCGAAACCATCGCCGAATACCTGATCGGCGCCGACCACGAGGTCGTGCTGATCGACAAGGACCGGACCCGGCTGGAAAAGCTCGCCGAACGGCTCGATTGCGGCATGATCGAGGGCGACGGCACGATGCCCACAGTCCTGCGCGAGGCGTTCCGCGACGAGAACGACGTGTTCATCGCAGTGACCAACGCCTCGGACGACAATATACTTGCGTCCGTCGTGGCCCGCTCGGTCGGGTTCGGGCGCGTCATCCCGCAGATCACCGCGAGCGAACTGATCGACGTCTGCCACGAACTCGACCTCAACGACCTGATCAACCCGCATGCCACAGTCGCCGAGAATATCTGTGCGGGGCTCGTCGACCAGACGGCGATCGACGAGGAAACGGCCTTGCGCAACCAGCTGGCGCTGAAACGGGTCTACGTGCCCGAGCGGATGGCCGGCGCAAGGTTCGGCGATATCGAGACCCCCGAGGAGGCGCGCGTTGTCGCCCTGATCCGAGACGAGGACGAGATGTTCGCCACGGAAGAAAGCGAACTCCGCGAGGGCGATTACCTGCTGTTCGTGGTCGACCGCGACATGCTCGATGCCTTGTCGGACGCGTTTGCCGCCTGA